The Sporosarcina ureae genome includes a region encoding these proteins:
- a CDS encoding Na(+)/H(+) antiporter subunit C: METLITLLVGVLVAVGVYLLLSKEMLRIILGTAILSHAIHLLLLTMGGLKKGDVPLLTETAAEYTDALPQALILTAIVISFAVTAFLLVLSYRVYQEAGRGPRLRGRQDE; this comes from the coding sequence ATGGAGACATTAATTACCCTTCTGGTTGGTGTGCTAGTGGCAGTTGGCGTTTATTTACTCTTATCAAAAGAGATGTTGCGAATTATTTTAGGGACAGCGATCCTGTCGCATGCCATTCATTTATTATTATTGACGATGGGCGGATTAAAAAAAGGCGATGTGCCTTTGCTTACAGAGACGGCTGCGGAATATACAGACGCTCTGCCGCAAGCACTTATTCTGACGGCGATTGTCATCAGCTTCGCAGTGACGGCATTTTTGCTCGTATTATCTTACCGTGTGTATCAAGAGGCTGGCCGTGGACCTAGATTGCGAGGGCGACAAGATGAATAA
- a CDS encoding Na(+)/H(+) antiporter subunit B — MKKNDVILQTVTRIVFFIILTFGVELFISGHNNPGGGFIGGLVLSSAFVLLYLVYGIETVHRGTPFDFKRVAALGVLLAVSTGMLSLLFGESFLSQTTWLVDLPVFGETELGTMTIFEAGVALTVLGVVVTIILGISEDVE; from the coding sequence CTGAAGAAAAATGATGTGATCTTACAGACGGTGACGCGGATTGTGTTCTTCATCATCTTGACGTTTGGCGTGGAGCTGTTTATATCGGGGCATAATAATCCGGGTGGCGGCTTCATTGGCGGGCTTGTGCTTTCTTCTGCGTTTGTATTATTGTATTTAGTTTATGGCATAGAAACGGTTCACCGGGGAACACCGTTTGATTTTAAGCGAGTGGCGGCACTTGGCGTGTTGCTTGCGGTTAGTACCGGAATGTTGTCGTTATTGTTTGGTGAGTCCTTCCTGTCACAAACGACATGGCTTGTAGATTTACCTGTTTTTGGTGAGACGGAACTTGGAACGATGACGATTTTTGAAGCGGGAGTCGCACTGACTGTCCTCGGTGTTGTCGTGACCATTATTTTGGGAATCAGTGAGGATGTGGAGTAA
- a CDS encoding Na+/H+ antiporter subunit D, protein MNNILVLPMILPVLVGVILVFLRPYIRVQRMLSLLTTMASAAVAAYCLHHIHLNGIMRLDFGDWLPPHGILFVGDSFAMLLVLGACAVSSIILLYAFAMTGIETESMFFYPFFLFLVAGVNGSFLTGDLFNLFVCFEVMLLASYVLLTLGGRKTQLKEGMTYVLINVLASWFFLLGIAYLYGVLGTLNMAHIAVRVAETGQGPLLTLIAIIFLIVFSLKAGLLLYFWLPGSYSAPPTAVAALFGALLTKVGIYALYRMFTLIFIHDPVIYKIIGVLAIVTMVAGCLGAIAYSDIRQIVSYNVIISVGFVLTGLAIATNTAYQGASYYLIHDMISKALLFLLAGTVVYLTGRSKFNEISGLIRNYPLVGWLFFLTMLAIAGIPPFSGFIGKIYIGLGAIETGSYVLLAVSFLSGIGVLYSLLRIFLNSFWGETIISEDDQKPFQKKIGLPLVLLAVLIIGLGIGAELLSPYIQDAADGLADPKQYIRAVMGDDLE, encoded by the coding sequence ATGAATAATATATTGGTGTTGCCTATGATCCTGCCTGTTTTGGTAGGTGTGATTTTAGTATTTTTACGTCCTTATATTCGCGTACAACGTATGCTTAGTTTACTGACGACGATGGCTTCCGCTGCTGTAGCTGCTTATTGTCTCCATCACATACATCTGAATGGCATCATGCGTTTAGACTTTGGGGATTGGTTGCCACCGCACGGTATTTTATTTGTAGGCGATTCATTTGCGATGTTACTAGTACTGGGTGCATGCGCTGTTTCCAGTATTATTTTACTATATGCATTCGCTATGACAGGGATTGAGACAGAGTCAATGTTCTTCTATCCGTTCTTCCTGTTTTTGGTGGCAGGAGTCAATGGCTCATTTCTGACTGGTGATTTATTTAACCTATTTGTTTGTTTTGAAGTCATGTTACTAGCTTCCTATGTGCTACTGACTCTTGGAGGGCGCAAAACACAGTTAAAGGAAGGTATGACGTATGTATTGATCAATGTGTTAGCTTCTTGGTTCTTTTTGTTGGGCATCGCGTATTTGTACGGTGTACTAGGTACGTTAAACATGGCACATATCGCTGTACGTGTAGCAGAAACGGGACAAGGACCGCTACTGACGTTGATCGCAATTATTTTCTTGATTGTCTTTAGTTTGAAGGCAGGCTTACTACTTTATTTCTGGTTGCCAGGTTCTTATTCAGCACCACCTACTGCGGTCGCTGCACTGTTCGGTGCGTTACTGACGAAAGTCGGAATTTATGCGCTGTATCGTATGTTCACATTAATATTTATACATGATCCAGTCATTTATAAAATCATCGGTGTGCTAGCTATTGTTACAATGGTTGCCGGTTGTCTCGGAGCCATAGCCTATTCAGATATACGTCAGATTGTCTCCTACAACGTCATTATTTCTGTTGGTTTTGTGTTGACAGGTCTAGCCATCGCAACGAATACTGCATACCAAGGTGCGAGCTATTATTTAATCCATGACATGATTAGTAAGGCACTGCTGTTTTTATTGGCAGGAACCGTCGTATATTTGACGGGGCGTTCGAAATTCAATGAAATCAGTGGCTTAATTCGAAACTACCCGCTAGTCGGTTGGTTATTTTTCTTGACAATGCTTGCAATTGCTGGAATTCCGCCATTCAGCGGATTTATCGGAAAAATATATATAGGATTAGGTGCAATTGAGACAGGTTCTTACGTGTTACTCGCGGTGTCATTTTTATCGGGTATTGGTGTATTGTATTCACTTCTTCGAATTTTCCTCAATAGTTTTTGGGGAGAAACGATAATTAGTGAAGACGACCAGAAACCATTCCAAAAGAAAATCGGTTTACCACTCGTATTGCTTGCGGTACTCATAATTGGATTAGGTATAGGTGCA